The proteins below are encoded in one region of Peribacillus muralis:
- the ribH gene encoding 6,7-dimethyl-8-ribityllumazine synthase: protein MGNIIEAQLIGSGLKVGIVVGRFNEFITSKLLGGALDGLKRHGVDEKDVDIAWVPGAFELPLIAKKLVNTGKYDAVIGLGTVIRGATSHYDYVCNEAAKGMAAVSLDTGVPVIFGLLTTESIEQAIERAGTKSGNKGYEAAVSAIEMANLGKLIEQ, encoded by the coding sequence ATGGGGAATATCATTGAAGCACAATTAATCGGATCAGGTTTAAAAGTGGGAATCGTTGTAGGCAGGTTCAATGAATTTATCACAAGCAAGCTTTTGGGCGGGGCCTTGGATGGTCTCAAGCGTCATGGTGTGGATGAAAAAGATGTTGATATCGCTTGGGTTCCTGGTGCTTTTGAGCTTCCGTTAATTGCGAAGAAACTTGTGAACACAGGTAAATATGATGCAGTAATCGGTCTTGGAACGGTAATCAGGGGAGCTACCTCACATTATGATTATGTATGCAATGAAGCAGCTAAAGGCATGGCGGCCGTGTCCTTGGATACAGGTGTACCGGTTATCTTCGGTTTATTGACGACCGAGAGTATCGAGCAAGCCATCGAACGTGCCGGAACTAAATCTGGCAACAAAGGCTATGAAGCGGCTGTTAGTGCAATTGAAATGGCTAACCTTGGGAAGCTGATAGAGCAATAA
- the ribE gene encoding riboflavin synthase, with amino-acid sequence MFTGIIEDIGTVHSLKKGKSSMELTIRSEKILEDVHLGDSISVNGVCLTVTSFTKSLFAVDVMPETVKASTIRTLKVGSLVNLERAMSAEGRFGGHFVSGHIDGTGTIIKKERKENAVYYVIQLEEGLSAFCIPKGSVAIDGTSLTIFGIERNLLTVSLIPLTHQDTILGQKAAGDIVNIENDMIGKYIIHQMKKGDSKPGINLEFLAEHGF; translated from the coding sequence ATGTTTACGGGAATCATTGAGGATATTGGTACGGTCCATTCCTTAAAAAAAGGAAAAAGCAGTATGGAGTTGACGATTCGTTCCGAGAAGATCCTTGAAGATGTTCATCTGGGGGATAGTATATCGGTCAACGGTGTCTGCTTGACGGTAACCTCCTTCACGAAAAGTTTGTTTGCTGTCGACGTAATGCCAGAAACGGTCAAGGCTTCGACGATCCGGACATTAAAAGTGGGATCACTTGTGAACCTCGAGCGTGCCATGAGTGCAGAGGGCAGGTTTGGCGGCCATTTCGTTTCAGGTCATATCGACGGCACCGGAACAATCATTAAGAAAGAGCGAAAAGAAAATGCCGTTTACTATGTCATCCAATTGGAGGAAGGGCTTAGTGCCTTTTGCATTCCAAAAGGATCGGTCGCCATCGATGGAACGAGCTTGACGATATTTGGGATTGAAAGAAACCTTTTGACGGTCTCCTTGATTCCATTGACGCATCAGGACACCATTTTGGGGCAGAAAGCGGCTGGGGATATTGTTAACATCGAAAACGACATGATTGGGAAATATATTATACATCAAATGAAAAAAGGCGACTCAAAACCAGGAATAAATCTAGAGTTTTTAGCAGAGCATGGATTCTAA
- a CDS encoding MarR family winged helix-turn-helix transcriptional regulator, whose translation MKEILREIGMIARALDSVSNIEFKDFDLTKGQYLYLVRICENPGIIQEKVAEMIKVDRTTAARAIKKLENQGFIVKKNDDYNKKIKKLFPTVKGERVYPFLKKEGEYTDKVALAGLSPDETETMLDLLQKVRKNIEVDWEYVKKGNKREY comes from the coding sequence ATGAAGGAAATACTTCGCGAAATCGGAATGATCGCTAGGGCATTGGACTCGGTTAGTAACATAGAATTCAAAGATTTTGACCTGACGAAAGGTCAGTATTTGTATCTTGTTCGAATATGTGAAAATCCTGGAATCATTCAAGAAAAGGTAGCGGAAATGATAAAGGTTGACCGTACGACGGCAGCCCGTGCCATTAAAAAACTTGAGAATCAAGGTTTCATTGTAAAGAAAAATGATGATTACAACAAAAAAATCAAAAAATTATTTCCTACCGTTAAAGGCGAAAGAGTTTATCCATTTTTAAAAAAAGAAGGCGAGTATACCGACAAAGTCGCATTAGCCGGTTTATCTCCAGATGAAACCGAAACGATGTTAGATCTACTGCAAAAAGTCAGAAAGAATATTGAGGTTGATTGGGAGTATGTGAAGAAAGGAAACAAAAGAGAGTACTGA
- the megL gene encoding methionine gamma-lyase — translation MADRHKRFETAVIHEGYDSKEHLGSLTTPLFQTSTFTFETAEQGERRFAGLEDGYIYSRLGNPTVQVLEEKIAALEGGEAGLAFGSGMAAVSAVLFALTKTDDHILCSQGLYGCTFGLLQLMKNKYRIAHDFCEMDTEEQVRKMIRPQTTCIYVETPINPTMKMIDLQMVVRVAKEYNVTVVVDNTFCTPYLQRPLEYGCDIVLHSATKYLCGHGDVVAGLVVGSRGFIDHVAGTTQKDIGGIISPFDAWLLLRGLKTLPVRMDRHSGNAMEIFCELKKHPKVKKVYYPGDETHEDHYIMEKQMKHGGGLISFELHGTKEDAQEFLNKLLLVKIAVSLGDAETLIQHPATMTHSAVPEESRRQMGISDQLIRLSVGLEAWQDIWDDLLQAF, via the coding sequence ATGGCAGATAGGCATAAACGATTCGAAACGGCAGTCATTCATGAAGGATATGACTCCAAGGAGCATTTAGGGAGTTTGACCACACCCTTATTCCAAACTTCTACTTTCACTTTCGAAACGGCGGAGCAAGGGGAACGGCGGTTTGCGGGCTTGGAGGACGGCTATATATATTCTCGGCTGGGCAATCCGACGGTACAAGTGCTGGAAGAAAAGATCGCCGCTTTGGAGGGAGGGGAAGCAGGACTTGCTTTCGGTTCGGGGATGGCTGCAGTTTCGGCTGTGCTTTTTGCTTTGACAAAAACGGATGATCACATCCTTTGTTCACAGGGATTATATGGTTGCACCTTCGGCCTTCTGCAGCTAATGAAAAACAAATATCGCATCGCCCATGATTTTTGTGAAATGGATACAGAGGAGCAGGTAAGGAAAATGATCCGGCCGCAAACGACCTGCATTTATGTGGAAACCCCGATAAATCCGACGATGAAAATGATCGACCTGCAGATGGTGGTGAGAGTTGCGAAGGAATATAATGTGACGGTCGTAGTCGATAATACCTTTTGCACCCCCTACTTGCAGAGACCCCTTGAATATGGCTGTGATATCGTTCTTCACAGCGCTACCAAATATCTTTGCGGCCATGGGGACGTCGTTGCCGGGCTTGTGGTAGGCAGCAGAGGTTTTATAGATCACGTAGCGGGAACGACACAAAAAGATATAGGCGGGATCATCTCACCATTCGATGCCTGGTTACTGCTGCGGGGGTTAAAGACTTTGCCAGTGAGGATGGATCGGCACTCGGGCAATGCAATGGAAATATTTTGCGAGCTTAAGAAGCATCCAAAGGTAAAAAAGGTATACTATCCAGGGGATGAAACGCATGAGGATCATTATATTATGGAAAAACAGATGAAACATGGCGGAGGGCTTATTTCTTTTGAATTGCATGGTACAAAAGAAGATGCCCAGGAATTTCTCAATAAGCTTCTATTAGTCAAGATTGCCGTCAGCCTAGGGGATGCCGAAACATTGATCCAGCATCCTGCTACCATGACGCACTCGGCCGTACCTGAAGAATCGCGCAGGCAAATGGGCATCAGCGATCAACTCATCCGTCTATCTGTTGGCCTTGAAGCTTGGCAGGACATCTGGGATGATCTCCTGCAAGCCTTTTAA
- a CDS encoding YczE/YyaS/YitT family protein, whose amino-acid sequence MRFIHYVTGIMILTLGCSLTIQSDIGTSPFDALLVGLTTQVGLTVGSWEVIIAAIMIVFHALLNKQRPEVLGLMTAFITGIGIDLWLFLLQPLIQPEHLLTKLFCVLVGLTVLGLGTAIYLFANFAPIPVDRSMLIIQDLTGMNILYSKTLIYLFFLGMALAFSGPIGIGTLLTVCLGGPILNYFSPLIRNRLSTLSPSTNDKGKNHSL is encoded by the coding sequence ATGAGATTCATCCACTATGTAACGGGAATCATGATTTTGACACTAGGCTGTTCCTTAACGATTCAGTCGGATATCGGAACATCACCATTTGATGCCCTTTTGGTCGGACTGACCACACAAGTCGGCCTAACGGTTGGAAGCTGGGAGGTCATCATAGCGGCCATAATGATAGTTTTTCATGCCTTATTAAACAAGCAGAGGCCTGAAGTGTTAGGATTAATGACAGCTTTTATAACAGGTATTGGGATTGATCTATGGCTTTTTTTATTGCAGCCCTTGATACAGCCGGAGCATTTGCTCACCAAACTCTTTTGTGTACTGGTCGGATTAACAGTTCTCGGGTTAGGAACGGCTATCTATTTATTTGCAAACTTTGCCCCGATTCCTGTAGACCGTTCGATGTTAATCATTCAGGATTTAACTGGCATGAATATACTATACTCAAAAACTTTAATTTATCTTTTCTTCTTGGGGATGGCACTCGCTTTCAGTGGGCCAATCGGTATCGGAACACTTTTAACCGTTTGTTTGGGTGGGCCGATTCTGAACTATTTTTCCCCGCTGATTCGCAATAGGTTAAGTACTCTCAGCCCATCCACAAATGATAAAGGAAAAAACCATTCGCTCTAG
- a CDS encoding YihY/virulence factor BrkB family protein: protein MDKSIRFSKKLIKEIKEDRVTGLAAEQAYYYLLALFPLLILLLSILPYLNIDIQTALDTIKTFMPAETMEVIEENIIKILSERNGGLLTFGFLASIWSASNGMNAFIHSMNIAYDVEETRNFIKARFISIALTLGLVVAFIVMLGLPVFGKIIIDLLQQVIPIPEEMQNLFSLLRWVIAVVVIALVLTFLYRFAPNKSFPIKHVFPGALTATVLWLAISIGFSFYVSNFANYSSTYGSLGGVIILMLWLYLSGLIFVVGGEINAILHQKNIPNKKSRTLVHPVPLKR from the coding sequence ATGGATAAATCGATAAGGTTTTCGAAAAAGCTTATCAAAGAAATAAAGGAAGATCGTGTCACAGGACTGGCAGCAGAACAAGCATATTATTACTTACTCGCACTATTTCCATTGCTCATATTACTGCTGTCCATATTGCCATACCTGAATATCGATATTCAAACGGCGTTGGATACGATCAAAACCTTTATGCCTGCAGAAACGATGGAAGTCATCGAGGAAAATATCATTAAAATATTGAGTGAACGGAATGGCGGTTTACTGACTTTTGGTTTCCTTGCCTCAATATGGTCCGCTTCAAATGGCATGAACGCGTTCATCCATTCCATGAATATCGCTTATGATGTCGAAGAAACAAGGAACTTCATTAAAGCCCGTTTCATTTCGATTGCTTTGACATTAGGCCTGGTTGTGGCATTCATCGTTATGCTGGGACTTCCAGTTTTCGGGAAAATCATCATTGATCTATTACAGCAAGTCATTCCCATCCCGGAAGAAATGCAGAACTTATTCAGCTTATTACGCTGGGTCATAGCGGTTGTGGTTATAGCACTCGTTCTTACCTTTTTATACCGCTTCGCCCCGAATAAGAGCTTTCCAATTAAACATGTCTTCCCTGGTGCATTGACCGCAACAGTACTTTGGCTAGCGATCTCCATAGGATTTTCTTTCTATGTCAGCAACTTTGCCAACTATTCCTCCACTTATGGAAGTTTGGGAGGGGTCATCATCTTGATGCTGTGGCTGTATTTAAGTGGACTGATTTTTGTCGTCGGAGGAGAGATCAATGCGATCCTTCATCAAAAAAACATACCAAACAAAAAGTCACGTACGCTTGTACACCCCGTCCCTCTTAAAAGGTGA
- a CDS encoding DHH family phosphoesterase, with the protein MYHLFTHNDLDGVGCGIVAKLAFGEEVVVSYNSIGRLNQNVGAFLEQAKIEDTLIVTDLSVDEDNEKMISQFVEDGGKALLIDHHKSALHLNEHDWASVTVEQEDGKQTAATSLFYQYAIENNLLEPSSIVAEFVELVRQYDTWEWEVNKNATAKRLNDLFFMIPIEEFEMKIAQKLSTAESFTFDEVEQTLLKVEESRVDRYINRKKREVYQATVGPHTAGVVHAESYHSELGNELSKEFSHLDYIAILMVGSKRISFRTIHDDIDVSEVAGKYDGGGHQKAAGCTMSEKAFSQFVEKTFFADPLKRDAHKNQLNVKESPEGCLYSTREKQDIFIFEDEEEQWIVEINGKQLKKAFDTFMEAEKYMKRKYAAWLAHDERYEEFVNKG; encoded by the coding sequence GTGTACCATCTCTTTACACATAATGATTTAGATGGAGTCGGCTGCGGCATTGTGGCTAAGCTGGCATTCGGAGAAGAAGTAGTGGTTAGTTATAATTCAATCGGCCGGCTTAACCAGAACGTAGGAGCATTTCTGGAGCAGGCTAAAATTGAAGATACATTGATTGTTACCGATCTTTCGGTTGATGAAGATAACGAAAAGATGATTTCGCAGTTTGTTGAAGATGGAGGCAAGGCGCTGCTGATAGACCATCATAAGTCCGCACTGCATTTGAACGAACATGACTGGGCATCCGTGACGGTCGAGCAGGAAGACGGTAAACAGACGGCAGCGACTTCATTGTTTTATCAGTATGCAATTGAAAACAATCTGCTGGAGCCCTCAAGCATTGTAGCGGAATTTGTGGAATTGGTTCGTCAATACGATACATGGGAATGGGAAGTTAATAAAAATGCAACGGCAAAACGGTTAAATGACTTATTTTTCATGATTCCAATTGAGGAGTTTGAGATGAAAATCGCTCAAAAGCTTTCCACGGCCGAAAGCTTTACATTTGATGAAGTGGAGCAAACTCTTCTCAAAGTGGAAGAGAGTCGCGTCGATCGATACATAAACAGGAAGAAGAGAGAAGTTTATCAGGCTACTGTCGGCCCTCATACTGCTGGAGTGGTCCACGCCGAGTCATATCACTCGGAATTAGGCAATGAGCTATCGAAGGAATTCTCGCATTTGGATTATATCGCCATCCTGATGGTCGGAAGTAAAAGAATCAGCTTCCGGACAATCCATGATGACATAGATGTTTCCGAGGTTGCCGGAAAGTACGATGGGGGAGGACATCAAAAAGCCGCCGGGTGCACCATGTCCGAGAAGGCATTCAGTCAATTCGTCGAAAAAACGTTCTTTGCCGATCCCTTGAAACGCGATGCTCACAAAAATCAATTGAATGTAAAAGAGTCCCCAGAGGGCTGTCTCTATTCGACGAGGGAAAAACAGGACATATTCATCTTTGAAGACGAGGAAGAGCAATGGATTGTTGAGATCAACGGAAAACAACTGAAAAAAGCGTTCGATACTTTTATGGAGGCGGAAAAATACATGAAGCGGAAATACGCGGCATGGCTGGCCCATGACGAAAGGTATGAAGAGTTCGTCAATAAAGGTTGA
- a CDS encoding IS3 family transposase (programmed frameshift) has product MGTRVHYPEEVKWQAVELKLQGMSNKAIMKQLGIKNVSQIKTWKKWHDEGQTHRFSQPVGKQYTYGKGPAGLSEKDALKQENKQLKAQLEILKKVPRDREELEPQIVVQVVKELSSMYKIVDILTVLEVPKATYYRWKKKYTRSVMSPLEEVVVLLCGESHFHYGHRKIKALLKRIHGIEVNRKTVQKIMQKYQVQCQIKVKRPKYLNGESNIVVKNILNREFTAAKPNEKWVTDITYLPYGSKMLYLSTIIDLYNNEIVTYKVSETQDVDLVKNTLNEAVEKRKPKDGLLIHTDQGSVYTSYVFQNLAKEKGIITSMSRKGNCHDNAVIESFHSSLKSEGFNTQRRASISNSKVVQMVNQYMYYYNQIRIQAKLNYLSPIEFGEQAA; this is encoded by the exons ATGGGCACAAGAGTTCACTACCCCGAGGAAGTAAAATGGCAAGCTGTAGAATTAAAGTTACAAGGAATGAGTAATAAAGCAATAATGAAACAGTTAGGAATCAAAAATGTATCCCAGATTAAAACATGGAAGAAATGGCATGATGAAGGGCAAACCCATCGATTCTCTCAGCCTGTAGGAAAACAATATACGTATGGAAAAGGACCTGCTGGTTTAAGTGAAAAAGATGCTTTAAAACAAGAGAATAAGCAATTAAAAGCACAGTTGGAAATCTTAA AAAAAGTACCAAGAGATCGAGAGGAGTTGGAGCCACAAATTGTTGTACAAGTAGTCAAGGAACTGTCTTCCATGTACAAAATCGTTGATATATTAACAGTATTAGAAGTACCTAAGGCCACCTATTATAGGTGGAAGAAAAAGTATACAAGATCCGTTATGAGCCCACTTGAAGAAGTAGTCGTTCTCCTATGCGGAGAGAGTCATTTTCATTATGGTCATAGGAAAATCAAGGCTCTTCTAAAAAGAATACATGGAATTGAAGTTAATCGAAAAACAGTTCAAAAGATCATGCAGAAATATCAAGTGCAGTGTCAAATTAAAGTTAAACGACCAAAATATTTAAATGGTGAGAGTAACATTGTGGTGAAAAATATCCTAAATAGAGAATTTACAGCTGCCAAGCCTAATGAGAAATGGGTAACGGACATCACTTATTTACCATATGGATCAAAAATGTTGTATTTATCAACAATCATAGACCTTTATAATAACGAGATTGTAACCTACAAAGTGAGTGAGACTCAGGATGTAGATTTGGTTAAAAATACACTTAATGAAGCTGTAGAGAAAAGAAAACCAAAAGATGGGTTACTGATTCATACTGATCAAGGTTCTGTTTATACATCTTATGTTTTTCAAAATTTAGCTAAAGAAAAAGGCATCATCACAAGCATGTCCCGAAAAGGAAACTGCCATGATAATGCCGTCATAGAATCCTTTCACTCCTCGCTAAAGTCGGAAGGATTCAACACTCAAAGAAGAGCATCTATATCTAATTCTAAAGTAGTGCAAATGGTAAATCAATACATGTATTATTATAACCAAATACGTATTCAAGCAAAATTAAACTACCTGTCTCCAATTGAGTTTGGAGAGCAGGCAGCATGA
- a CDS encoding alpha/beta hydrolase — MFTTIIAKLLRLLPNEAKKTPMIPLQQVKMKKNVLVETSVQRTYLSLYYPLEAIQEKLPVYINFHGGAFIMNEKEMDDPYCRFLANQAECVVLNVDYAKAPEYPFPKPIEQGYDIIQWVKGRADDLNIDAGKIMVGGQSSGANIAAAICLYLEEKGDDQPLLQVLSCPMLDFVTPHGDKPERDKWRSRYPQVAHFINMCYVPNKELAGHPHASPVRAEISDRLASALILIAEYDAFRPEAECYAEKLKAAGINVQDVLFKDCSHAFTHLGPKERAEEAWQLIAWKIKEVMESFEN; from the coding sequence ATGTTCACTACAATTATTGCAAAATTACTGCGTCTCCTCCCCAATGAAGCAAAGAAAACACCTATGATTCCACTGCAACAAGTAAAAATGAAAAAAAATGTGCTAGTAGAGACATCTGTTCAACGTACTTATCTATCTTTATATTATCCTCTGGAAGCAATACAGGAAAAGCTCCCTGTTTACATCAACTTCCATGGCGGAGCGTTCATAATGAATGAAAAGGAGATGGATGACCCTTATTGCCGCTTCTTGGCCAATCAGGCAGAATGTGTCGTTCTTAATGTCGATTATGCCAAAGCACCGGAGTACCCGTTTCCCAAACCGATTGAACAGGGCTATGACATTATTCAATGGGTGAAGGGAAGAGCTGATGATTTGAATATAGATGCGGGTAAAATCATGGTTGGCGGACAAAGTTCAGGTGCAAATATCGCAGCAGCTATTTGTCTCTACCTTGAAGAGAAAGGGGACGATCAGCCGCTGCTCCAAGTGCTATCCTGTCCGATGCTGGATTTTGTCACCCCGCATGGAGATAAACCAGAACGAGATAAGTGGCGTTCCCGATACCCTCAAGTTGCCCATTTTATAAATATGTGTTACGTACCCAACAAGGAATTGGCAGGGCATCCTCACGCTTCCCCTGTTCGTGCTGAGATCAGTGACCGCTTAGCTTCTGCTCTTATCCTCATAGCGGAGTACGACGCATTTAGACCAGAAGCCGAATGCTATGCTGAGAAATTAAAAGCAGCAGGGATAAACGTTCAAGATGTGCTATTCAAGGACTGTTCTCATGCTTTTACCCATCTAGGCCCAAAAGAAAGAGCTGAAGAGGCTTGGCAGCTGATCGCATGGAAAATCAAAGAAGTGATGGAATCCTTTGAAAATTGA
- a CDS encoding phytoene/squalene synthase family protein has translation MAVDKNIRTQSALYYISMICIIDQKEMDMDKEQRQADFDHCERIIKKHSKIFYYAFSQLPSEKAKAVYAIYAFCRTADECADGSQSSKKKVQLLRQLKKELDLFNEHEELDKPLWRALRHVFNTYDMDIGPFYDQLTGQSMDLTFTPPKTMEELERYSYYVAGSVGLMLVPVIASGSSAELHSSVISLGVAMQITNILRDIGEDYREKNRIYLPEDGLTHVHYSHHDLHNGTINENFIELWEKLAARAESLYSKFLFNIELLDPDSRIPVYLSAHVYRGILDAVRNNGYQCLTKRNYVTKAKMAQINAAANNAFGLREGDAFTVEK, from the coding sequence GTGGCAGTAGATAAAAATATACGTACCCAATCGGCACTTTATTATATTTCAATGATCTGCATAATAGATCAGAAGGAGATGGATATGGATAAAGAGCAAAGGCAAGCAGATTTTGATCATTGTGAAAGAATCATAAAGAAACATTCCAAAATCTTTTACTATGCATTTTCACAGCTCCCTAGTGAAAAAGCAAAAGCCGTTTATGCCATCTATGCTTTTTGCAGGACCGCAGATGAGTGTGCAGATGGAAGCCAGTCATCCAAGAAAAAGGTTCAGTTGCTGAGACAATTAAAGAAAGAACTTGATTTGTTCAATGAACATGAGGAATTGGATAAACCATTATGGCGCGCACTCAGACATGTATTTAATACGTATGATATGGATATCGGCCCATTTTATGACCAGCTGACTGGGCAATCCATGGATTTGACATTTACACCCCCGAAAACAATGGAAGAACTGGAAAGGTACAGTTACTATGTAGCTGGGTCTGTTGGTTTAATGCTTGTTCCTGTCATCGCTTCGGGATCTTCTGCGGAATTGCATTCATCAGTGATAAGTCTTGGCGTTGCCATGCAAATAACGAATATCCTGCGTGATATCGGAGAAGATTACCGTGAGAAAAACCGCATCTATCTACCCGAAGACGGACTAACCCATGTCCACTATTCACATCATGATTTACATAACGGCACGATCAATGAAAATTTCATCGAACTATGGGAAAAGCTTGCTGCTCGAGCTGAGTCATTATATAGCAAGTTCTTGTTCAACATAGAGCTGTTGGATCCAGATAGCCGCATACCCGTCTATCTGTCGGCCCACGTTTACAGAGGCATACTTGACGCTGTGCGAAACAATGGATATCAGTGTCTAACTAAACGAAACTATGTTACAAAAGCAAAAATGGCTCAGATCAATGCTGCAGCCAACAACGCCTTTGGTTTGAGGGAAGGAGATGCATTTACAGTTGAAAAATAA
- a CDS encoding GNAT family N-acetyltransferase has translation MDSKKITVADDLDLAFAIRKEVFVEEQGYRLEDEFDEFDTLDGQAEHILVFHNDQPVGTGRLRIVEDLGKLERICILEPYRKFGLGKTIIKTLEEIAREKAISRVKLHGQTQAEGFYQKLGYRTSSDVFIEDGGPHILMIKELVNE, from the coding sequence GTGGATTCAAAGAAAATAACGGTGGCTGACGATTTGGATTTGGCTTTTGCCATCAGAAAAGAAGTATTTGTTGAGGAACAAGGTTACCGATTGGAAGATGAATTTGACGAATTTGATACACTCGATGGTCAAGCTGAGCATATTTTAGTTTTTCATAATGATCAGCCTGTCGGAACCGGAAGGCTAAGGATCGTCGAAGATTTAGGGAAATTGGAAAGAATCTGTATCCTCGAGCCTTACCGCAAGTTCGGCCTAGGGAAAACGATCATAAAAACGTTGGAAGAAATCGCAAGGGAAAAGGCAATATCGCGGGTCAAATTACATGGGCAAACTCAAGCTGAGGGATTTTATCAAAAGCTTGGCTACCGGACTTCTTCAGATGTCTTCATTGAAGACGGCGGCCCCCATATTCTCATGATAAAAGAATTGGTCAATGAATAA
- a CDS encoding TspO/MBR family protein — MLIVFFNLIFYLFVITMNFLANFLPFNGQTSGEVSDKLDVLFTPAGYVFSIWGFIYLLLAIWVFRQFTGEHRNSPATKASFPWFALSCVLNGAWLLAWHYEYFLLSVFIIVALLATLLVIYTHIKKVAHTGFDLFPFSIYSGWVSVATIADISYYLTYIEWDGFGISKVAWTITMLIVATILAFAFASKNRDWGYPLVFVWAFIGIGVRNEANYPVITTISYILAAVILIIAVIIFIRYRRNK; from the coding sequence ATGCTTATAGTCTTTTTTAACTTGATTTTTTACTTATTCGTCATCACCATGAATTTTTTAGCCAATTTCCTTCCATTCAACGGCCAAACATCTGGAGAGGTCTCCGATAAACTGGATGTTCTTTTCACCCCTGCCGGTTATGTATTTTCGATATGGGGCTTCATCTATCTTTTACTGGCCATTTGGGTTTTTAGGCAATTTACAGGCGAACATAGAAACAGCCCTGCCACCAAGGCATCATTTCCATGGTTCGCTTTAAGCTGTGTGCTGAATGGTGCGTGGCTACTGGCATGGCATTACGAGTACTTTTTGTTATCCGTTTTCATCATCGTTGCACTTTTGGCTACGCTATTGGTCATTTATACACATATTAAAAAGGTTGCGCATACTGGTTTCGACCTGTTCCCATTTTCCATTTACTCAGGCTGGGTAAGCGTTGCCACCATCGCTGACATTTCTTATTACCTCACTTATATAGAATGGGACGGTTTTGGGATTTCCAAAGTGGCCTGGACGATCACTATGCTGATTGTAGCAACAATCCTGGCTTTTGCCTTTGCAAGTAAAAACCGGGATTGGGGCTATCCGCTCGTGTTCGTTTGGGCGTTCATCGGCATCGGGGTTCGCAACGAGGCCAACTACCCAGTCATTACGACCATTTCTTATATCCTTGCCGCTGTCATCTTGATCATCGCCGTGATCATCTTCATCAGGTATCGGAGAAATAAATAA